The Mycolicibacterium mageritense genome contains a region encoding:
- a CDS encoding MFS transporter yields MPAVTPGRPGSSDTADPAPPGRSRASKVRWAVAVFCALGLAINYIDRSAVSVSLPFMTEDFHLTPTEKGLILSAFSWSYALMQIPAGRLIDRFGERVMFGASVLVWSLFTGATGAVNSFGALLGLRLGLGVGEAGAYPAAAKTVSNWFPLRLRSRATSVYDSGARIGSAAATPLIALIIGLWGWRAAFLFAGALGVLWAIGWWAWYRRPEFMSAVNEAELAIIHESHKEQAASNVDPDAKPMRIADLFRRRTVWGMMIGFFCLNFMITFFLTWFPSYLVEERGFNLLKLGVFGMIPPLAAIVGSWVGGLTGDYLLARGWSLNRVRKTCLVGGMLVCSVIALAAVAPQAWQALVLMSISYAASAFTIVTIWCLPADVVDASTVGSLGATQNFFSNIGSALSPIVIGALYGATGTFEVPLVLTGLVVVAGALCFGLLIKRVEPIR; encoded by the coding sequence ATGCCGGCAGTGACGCCCGGGAGGCCGGGCAGCTCCGATACGGCAGATCCGGCGCCGCCGGGACGCAGTCGCGCGTCGAAGGTGCGCTGGGCCGTCGCGGTGTTCTGCGCACTGGGATTGGCGATCAACTACATCGACCGATCCGCGGTCTCGGTGAGCCTGCCGTTCATGACGGAGGACTTCCACCTCACGCCGACCGAGAAGGGGCTCATCCTGAGCGCGTTCTCGTGGAGTTATGCGCTCATGCAGATCCCGGCGGGCCGGCTCATCGACCGGTTCGGTGAACGCGTCATGTTCGGCGCCTCGGTGCTGGTGTGGTCGTTGTTCACCGGAGCAACCGGAGCCGTGAACAGTTTCGGTGCACTGTTGGGCCTGCGGCTCGGGTTGGGTGTGGGGGAGGCCGGTGCCTACCCGGCCGCGGCCAAGACGGTGTCGAACTGGTTCCCGCTGCGGTTGCGCAGCCGTGCCACATCCGTGTACGACAGCGGCGCCCGCATCGGCAGCGCCGCCGCGACGCCGTTGATCGCGCTGATCATCGGGCTGTGGGGGTGGCGGGCAGCCTTCCTGTTCGCGGGTGCGCTCGGCGTGCTGTGGGCCATCGGATGGTGGGCCTGGTACCGGCGCCCGGAGTTCATGTCCGCGGTCAACGAAGCCGAGTTGGCGATCATCCACGAAAGCCACAAGGAGCAGGCCGCCAGCAACGTCGATCCCGATGCCAAGCCCATGCGGATCGCAGACCTGTTCCGGCGGCGCACGGTGTGGGGCATGATGATCGGCTTCTTCTGCCTGAACTTCATGATCACGTTCTTCCTCACGTGGTTCCCCTCCTACCTGGTGGAAGAGCGCGGATTCAATCTGCTCAAACTCGGTGTCTTCGGCATGATCCCGCCGCTGGCGGCCATCGTGGGCAGCTGGGTCGGCGGGCTCACCGGTGATTACCTGCTGGCGCGGGGCTGGTCGCTGAACCGGGTGCGCAAGACCTGCCTGGTGGGCGGCATGCTGGTGTGCTCGGTGATCGCGCTGGCCGCCGTGGCCCCGCAGGCCTGGCAGGCGTTGGTGCTGATGTCGATCTCGTATGCGGCGTCGGCGTTCACCATCGTCACGATCTGGTGCCTGCCCGCCGACGTGGTCGATGCCAGCACGGTCGGCAGCCTGGGCGCGACGCAGAACTTCTTCTCCAACATCGGCAGCGCGCTGAGCCCGATCGTCATCGGTGCGCTCTACGGTGCGACCGGAACGTTCGAGGTGCCGCTGGTGCTGACGGGTCTGGTCGTGGTGGCCGGGGCGCTGTGCTTCGGCCTGCTCATCAAGCGAGTGGAGCCCATCCGCTAG
- a CDS encoding MarR family winged helix-turn-helix transcriptional regulator translates to MNSDSGQILEDQPLGFLMYRVAAVLQPKVTEHLQPLGLTLPEFVCLRILSTAPGQSNAELARHINVSPQAMNNVVRGLQERGIVCRPATVSSGRALPAELTSEGAALLKRAEAVVHTADELALARLTGEQRRELKRLLAHAVDGPATPVAELPDFHPH, encoded by the coding sequence ATGAACTCTGACAGCGGGCAAATCCTCGAGGATCAGCCACTGGGCTTCCTGATGTACCGCGTGGCGGCGGTGCTGCAACCGAAGGTGACCGAACACCTGCAGCCACTCGGCCTCACCTTGCCCGAATTCGTGTGCCTCCGGATTCTCTCGACGGCCCCCGGCCAGTCCAACGCCGAACTCGCGCGGCACATCAACGTCTCGCCGCAGGCGATGAACAACGTGGTCCGCGGCCTGCAGGAACGGGGCATCGTGTGCCGGCCGGCCACGGTCAGCTCCGGACGCGCCCTGCCCGCCGAGTTGACGTCCGAGGGCGCCGCGCTGCTCAAACGGGCCGAGGCCGTGGTCCACACCGCCGACGAGCTCGCGCTGGCCCGGCTGACCGGCGAGCAGCGCCGCGAGCTCAAACGCCTGCTCGCTCACGCCGTGGACGGGCCTGCGACGCCCGTGGCGGAACTCCCCGATTTCCACCCGCACTGA
- a CDS encoding class I SAM-dependent methyltransferase — translation MTQPQELFESAYRGEAPEFAGVRPPWSIGEPQPEIAALIEAGKFHGDVLDAGCGEAATALYLAERGFTTVGLDQSATAINLARAEAAKRGLTNATFDVADISAFTGYDGRFGTIVDSTLFHSMPVELREGYQQSIVRAAAPGASYFVLVFDKGTMGDTGPANPVTEEELREVVGRYWVIDDVSPARIHANVPPEFANFADFAGGDIRDEGGIRKSVAAWLLQAHLG, via the coding sequence ATGACTCAACCACAGGAATTGTTCGAATCGGCATATCGCGGCGAGGCCCCCGAGTTCGCGGGAGTTCGTCCACCCTGGAGCATCGGCGAGCCGCAACCTGAGATCGCAGCGCTCATCGAGGCGGGCAAGTTCCACGGTGACGTGCTCGACGCGGGCTGCGGCGAGGCCGCGACGGCGCTCTATCTCGCGGAGCGGGGGTTCACGACGGTCGGCCTCGATCAGTCCGCCACCGCCATCAACCTGGCCCGCGCCGAGGCAGCCAAGCGGGGCCTGACCAACGCGACCTTCGACGTCGCCGACATCAGCGCGTTCACGGGCTACGACGGCCGGTTCGGCACCATCGTCGACAGCACCCTTTTCCACTCGATGCCGGTCGAACTCCGGGAGGGCTACCAGCAGTCCATCGTCCGGGCCGCCGCGCCGGGCGCGTCGTACTTCGTGCTGGTCTTCGACAAGGGCACCATGGGCGACACCGGCCCGGCCAACCCGGTCACCGAGGAGGAGTTGCGCGAGGTCGTCGGCCGGTACTGGGTGATCGACGACGTCAGCCCGGCCCGCATCCACGCGAACGTGCCGCCGGAATTCGCCAACTTCGCCGACTTCGCGGGCGGCGACATCCGCGACGAGGGCGGCATCCGCAAGTCTGTGGCCGCCTGGTTGTTGCAGGCCCACCTGGGCTGA
- the pyrH gene encoding UMP kinase: protein MADPNVAGQAAAPIRPLYSRVLLKLGGEMFGGGQVGLDPDVVAQVARQIAEVVRSGAQVAVVIGGGNFFRGAQLQQRGMERTRSDYMGMLGTVMNSLALQDFLQKEGIDTRVQTAITMGQVAEPYIPLRAVRHLEKGRVVIFGAGMGLPYFSTDTTAAQRALEIGAEVVLMAKAVDGVFTDDPRTNPDAELITAISHREVIDRGLKVADATAFSLCMDNRMPILVFNLLTDGNIARAVAGEKIGTLVTT from the coding sequence ATGGCGGACCCGAATGTCGCCGGCCAGGCCGCAGCACCTATTCGACCGCTCTATTCCCGCGTTCTGCTGAAGCTCGGCGGCGAGATGTTCGGCGGCGGCCAAGTCGGCCTCGACCCCGACGTCGTCGCGCAGGTCGCGCGCCAGATCGCCGAAGTCGTCCGCAGCGGAGCCCAGGTCGCCGTCGTGATCGGTGGCGGCAACTTCTTCCGAGGCGCGCAGCTGCAGCAGCGCGGCATGGAGCGCACCCGGTCCGACTACATGGGCATGCTGGGCACGGTCATGAACAGCCTTGCCCTGCAAGACTTCCTGCAGAAGGAAGGCATCGACACGCGCGTGCAGACGGCCATCACCATGGGCCAGGTCGCCGAGCCCTACATTCCGCTGCGCGCCGTGCGGCACCTGGAGAAGGGCCGCGTCGTGATCTTCGGGGCAGGCATGGGCCTGCCCTACTTCTCCACTGACACCACCGCGGCGCAGCGCGCCCTGGAGATCGGGGCCGAGGTCGTGTTGATGGCCAAAGCCGTCGACGGGGTCTTCACCGACGATCCGCGCACCAATCCCGACGCCGAACTCATCACCGCGATCAGCCACCGCGAGGTCATCGACCGCGGTCTCAAGGTCGCCGATGCGACGGCCTTCAGCCTCTGCATGGACAACAGGATGCCGATTCTCGTGTTCAACCTCCTCACCGACGGCAATATCGCTCGAGCGGTCGCGGGTGAGAAGATCGGAACACTGGTCACCACCTGA
- the frr gene encoding ribosome recycling factor, whose translation MIDETLFDAEEKMEKAVTVARDDLASIRTGRANPGMFSRINIDYYGAMTPITQLSSINVPEARLVVIKPYETSQLKPIEDAIRNSDLGVNPSNDGSVIRISIPQLTEERRRDLVKQAKSKGEDAKVSVRNIRRKAMEELGRIKKDGEAGEDEVARAEKDLDKSTHTYTAQIDDLVKHKEGELLEV comes from the coding sequence GTGATCGACGAGACTCTCTTCGACGCCGAGGAGAAGATGGAGAAGGCCGTCACGGTGGCCCGCGACGATTTGGCGTCGATTCGTACGGGCCGGGCCAACCCCGGCATGTTCTCCCGGATCAACATCGACTACTACGGCGCGATGACGCCGATCACGCAGCTGTCGAGCATCAACGTGCCCGAGGCGCGGCTCGTCGTCATCAAGCCCTACGAGACGTCGCAGCTCAAGCCGATCGAGGACGCCATCCGCAACTCCGACCTCGGCGTCAATCCGAGCAACGACGGCAGCGTCATCCGCATCTCCATCCCGCAGCTCACCGAGGAGCGCCGCCGCGACCTGGTCAAACAGGCCAAGTCCAAGGGCGAGGACGCCAAGGTGTCGGTGCGCAACATCCGCCGCAAGGCCATGGAAGAGCTCGGCCGCATCAAGAAGGACGGCGAGGCCGGCGAGGACGAGGTGGCGCGCGCCGAGAAGGATCTCGACAAGTCGACGCACACCTACACCGCTCAGATCGACGATCTGGTCAAGCACAAAGAAGGCGAACTGCTGGAGGTCTAG
- a CDS encoding phosphatidate cytidylyltransferase — MADQQAGSVANTPASEPKKQSRAGRNLPAAIAVGVALGGSVIAILLFAPHVWVAVVAAAMAVATHEVVRRLREGGYSVPVVPLLIGGQAMVWLTWPFGAAGALGGFGGTVVLCLIWRLLSGGLAAAPANYTRDVSVTIFLAAWIPLFGAFGALLIYPDDGAGRVFCLMLGVVASDIGGYTAGVLFGKHPMVPAISPKKSWEGLSGSLVLGIVVSMLSVQFLLDKPAWVGVPLGIMLVITGTLGDLVESQVKRDLGIKDMGTLLPGHGGLMDRIDSVLPSAVATWIVLTLLA, encoded by the coding sequence GTGGCCGATCAGCAAGCGGGTTCCGTGGCAAACACACCGGCGTCAGAGCCGAAGAAACAGTCGCGCGCCGGGCGCAACCTGCCCGCTGCGATCGCCGTCGGCGTGGCGCTCGGCGGCTCGGTCATCGCCATCTTGCTGTTCGCCCCGCATGTCTGGGTCGCGGTGGTCGCCGCGGCCATGGCCGTGGCCACCCACGAGGTGGTGCGTCGGCTGCGCGAAGGCGGGTACTCGGTGCCCGTCGTGCCGTTGCTCATCGGCGGCCAGGCCATGGTGTGGTTGACCTGGCCCTTCGGCGCCGCAGGTGCGTTGGGCGGCTTCGGTGGCACGGTCGTGCTGTGCCTGATCTGGCGGTTGTTGAGCGGCGGTCTGGCGGCCGCTCCCGCCAACTACACGCGCGACGTGTCGGTGACGATCTTCCTGGCCGCCTGGATCCCGCTGTTCGGCGCGTTCGGCGCGCTGCTGATCTATCCCGACGACGGTGCCGGGCGGGTGTTCTGCCTCATGCTCGGCGTGGTCGCCTCCGATATCGGCGGATACACCGCGGGTGTGCTGTTCGGCAAACACCCCATGGTCCCCGCGATCAGCCCGAAGAAATCGTGGGAGGGCCTGAGCGGCTCGCTGGTGCTGGGCATCGTCGTGTCGATGCTGTCGGTGCAGTTCCTGCTCGACAAGCCCGCGTGGGTCGGCGTACCGCTCGGCATCATGCTCGTCATCACCGGAACCCTCGGTGATCTGGTCGAGTCCCAGGTCAAGCGAGACCTCGGGATCAAGGACATGGGCACGTTGCTGCCGGGCCACGGCGGTCTGATGGATCGCATCGACTCGGTGCTGCCGTCAGCCGTCGCCACCTGGATCGTGCTGACGCTGTTGGCCTGA